A genomic segment from Diospyros lotus cultivar Yz01 chromosome 5, ASM1463336v1, whole genome shotgun sequence encodes:
- the LOC127802218 gene encoding uncharacterized protein LOC127802218, with protein MDDYIKKLMRWEAFYGEDYGEDDEQQVVHNEQHVNYNEPQTVNQQQGFDDQNIENFQNENAVSFDASQTFVSNEIFSNRETLIEWVKTVGKENDMVIVIKSSESGGIGRKPRVRLACEWSGKYKSSKKGDETIGETNRRTTGSKKCGYPFELLGVKLSNEHWMLKVVCGLHNHLPAAQLEGHSYAGRLTEKEKQILITMSNNLVKSRNILMTLKAEDEKNDEYEHRLYELTLEYHAYEGALNYVRKTWLNDYKEKFVAAWTNRIMHFGNVTMNRAESAHAKLKRHLGSSQGDLESSWTIINSPIELQHVEIKGSFEKSLTLVQHNFKPVIFRELGGVISKSALNMVLMQSQLAHKIGIDKVSCGCVIRTTYGLPCACEIAEFMVQGRPIPLSTVHIH; from the exons ATGGATGattatatcaaaaaattgaTGAGATGGGAAGCATTTTATGGAGAAGAttatggagaagatgatgagcaGCAGGTCGTGCACAATGAACAGCACGTGAACTACAATGAACCGCAAACCGTAAATCAACAGCag gGATTTGATGATCAAAATATAGAGAATTTTCAGAATGAGAATGCCGTTTCGTTTGATGCTAGTCAAACTTTTGTTAGTAATGAGATTTTTAGTAATAGAGAAACACTCATTGAATGGGTTAAGAcggttggaaaagaaaatgatatggttatTGTTATAAAGAGTTCTGAATCTGGGGGTATAGGAAGAAAACCTAGAGTTCGTCTTGCTTGTGAATGGAGTGGAAAGtataaatcatcaaaaaaaggAGATGAGACAATAGGAGAAACAAACCGTAGGACGACAGGTTCTAAAAAGTGTGGTTATCCATTTGAGTTACTTGGTGTTAAATTATCAAATGAACACTGGATGTTGAAAGTTGTATGTGGATTGCACAACCATTTACCAGCAGctcaacttgagggtcattcataTGCTGGCCGACttacagagaaagagaaacaaatttTGATAACAATGTCTAACAATCTTGTGAAgtctagaaatattttgatgacgtTAAAGGcagaagatgaaaaaaat GATGAGTATGAACATCGTCTGTATGAGTTAACACTTGAGTATCATGCATATGAGGGTGCACTTAATTATGTGAGAAAGACATGGTTGAATGATTATAAGGAGAAATTTGTTGCAGCATGGACAAATAGAATAATGCATTTTGGCAACGTTACTATGAACAGGGCTGAGAGTGCACATGCAAAGTTGAAAAGACATCTTGGATCTTCTCAAGGTGACTTAGAGTCATCATGGACAATTATCAATAGTCCTATTGAGTTGCAACATGTAGAGATTAAGGGGtcatttgaaaaaagtttaACGTTAGTGCAACATAACTTCAAGCCAGTAATTTTTAGAGAATTGGGAGGTGTTATATCGAAAAGTGCATTGAATATGGTGCTAATGCAATCGCAACTTGCTCATAAAATTGGGATAGACAAAGTTTCGTGTGGATGTGTTATTAGAACCACATATGGTTTACCTTGTGCATGTGAAATTGCAGAGTTCATGGTACAAGGACGACCAATTCCTTTGTCAACTGTGCATATTCATTAG